In Prescottella soli, a genomic segment contains:
- the glgP gene encoding alpha-glucan family phosphorylase gives MKALRRFTVRAHLPERLAALGPLSTNLRWSWHPQTQDLFASIDPELWTAVRHDPVRMLGEVDPYRLDDLAVDPTFLADLDRAAADLDDYLTRPRWYQDQLDKGADLATGIAYFSMEFGVTEVLPNYSGGLGILAGDHLKAASDLGLPLIGVGLLYRSGYFRQSLTADGWQAEHYPAHDPQGLPLRLLTETSGDGGAGAPVLVHVAMPGGRVLRARVWIAQVGRVPLLLLDSDIAENDPELRAVTDRLYGGDQDHRIKQEILAGIGGVRAVRAYTRAHGLADPEVFHMNEGHAGFLGLERIRELITGAGLDFDAALAAVRAGTVFTTHTPVPAGIDRFPADLVRRYFGGNEGERESTLLPGLAVDRILGLGSENDPGVFNMAHMGLRLGQRANGVSRLHGEVSREMFESLWPGFDAAEVPIGSVTNGVHAPTWAAREWMDLGRRLVGPEQLEEARGWERLREIDPGELWSTRNTLRAQLVDEVRRRVRASWLERGATEAELGWTAEVFDPSVLTVGFARRVPTYKRLTLMLRDPERLKALLLDAERPVQLVVAGKSHPADEGGKALIQQVVRFADQHDVRHRIVFLPDYDMSMARYLYWGCDVWLNNPLRPLEACGTSGMKSALNGGLNLSIRDGWWDEMFDGENGWAIPTADGVADEVRRDDLEATALYELLERSVLPRFYDRDERDLPTRWIEMVRHTLQSLGPKVLASRMVRDYAVEYYAPAAVAVRNTLPDNFSGAREVAEYRRRVESAWPGVQVAQVDSAGLPDNPEIGADLSLRAFVRLGGLSPEDVVVEAVLGRVGPDEDLTDVTTVPMAHAGADGLGEMFVATTPLPVSGSVGYTVRVLPRHRLLATDAELGLVAAPYV, from the coding sequence GTGAAAGCCCTGCGTCGGTTCACCGTCCGAGCCCACCTGCCCGAGCGTCTCGCGGCACTGGGGCCGCTGTCGACCAATCTGCGTTGGTCCTGGCATCCGCAGACGCAGGATCTGTTCGCGTCGATCGACCCCGAGTTGTGGACTGCCGTGCGCCACGACCCCGTCCGGATGCTCGGCGAGGTCGATCCGTACCGGCTGGACGACCTCGCGGTCGATCCGACGTTCCTCGCCGACCTGGACCGCGCGGCCGCGGATCTCGACGACTATCTGACCCGTCCGCGCTGGTACCAGGACCAGCTCGACAAGGGCGCCGACCTGGCGACCGGCATCGCGTACTTCTCGATGGAGTTCGGCGTCACCGAGGTGCTGCCGAACTACTCCGGCGGGCTCGGCATCCTGGCCGGCGACCACCTCAAGGCCGCCTCGGATCTGGGTCTGCCGCTGATCGGTGTCGGGCTGCTGTACCGCTCGGGGTACTTCCGGCAGTCGCTCACCGCGGACGGCTGGCAGGCCGAGCACTACCCGGCGCATGACCCGCAGGGCCTGCCGCTGCGGCTGCTCACCGAGACGTCGGGCGACGGCGGGGCAGGCGCCCCCGTCCTGGTGCACGTCGCGATGCCCGGTGGCCGGGTGTTGCGGGCACGCGTGTGGATCGCACAGGTCGGCCGGGTGCCGTTGCTGCTGCTCGACTCGGACATCGCCGAGAACGACCCGGAACTGCGCGCGGTCACCGACCGGCTGTACGGCGGCGACCAGGACCACCGGATCAAGCAGGAGATCCTCGCCGGCATCGGCGGCGTCCGGGCGGTGCGCGCCTACACCCGCGCGCACGGGCTCGCCGACCCTGAGGTGTTCCACATGAACGAGGGCCACGCCGGGTTCCTCGGTCTCGAGCGCATCCGCGAGCTGATCACCGGCGCCGGACTGGACTTCGACGCCGCCCTCGCGGCGGTGCGCGCCGGCACCGTGTTCACCACCCACACCCCGGTGCCGGCGGGCATCGACCGATTCCCGGCCGACCTGGTGCGCCGCTACTTCGGCGGCAACGAGGGCGAGCGCGAATCGACGCTGCTGCCCGGGCTGGCCGTCGACCGCATCCTCGGCCTCGGCTCCGAGAACGACCCGGGCGTGTTCAACATGGCCCACATGGGACTGCGCCTCGGGCAGCGCGCCAACGGCGTCTCGAGGCTGCACGGCGAGGTGAGCCGCGAGATGTTCGAGTCGCTGTGGCCGGGATTCGACGCCGCCGAGGTGCCGATCGGTTCGGTCACCAACGGCGTCCACGCGCCGACGTGGGCGGCCCGCGAGTGGATGGACCTCGGCCGGCGCCTGGTCGGACCCGAACAGCTCGAGGAGGCGCGCGGCTGGGAGCGGCTGCGCGAGATCGATCCGGGCGAGCTGTGGTCGACCCGGAACACGCTGCGGGCGCAGCTGGTGGACGAGGTGCGCCGACGCGTTCGCGCGTCGTGGCTCGAGCGCGGCGCGACCGAGGCCGAACTCGGTTGGACCGCGGAGGTGTTCGACCCGAGCGTGCTGACCGTCGGGTTCGCGCGTCGGGTCCCGACCTACAAGCGGCTCACGCTCATGCTGCGCGACCCCGAGCGGCTGAAGGCCCTGCTGCTCGACGCCGAGCGCCCGGTGCAGCTGGTCGTCGCCGGCAAGAGCCACCCGGCCGACGAAGGCGGCAAGGCCCTGATCCAGCAGGTGGTCCGCTTCGCCGACCAGCACGACGTCCGGCACCGGATCGTGTTCCTGCCCGACTACGACATGTCGATGGCCCGGTACCTGTACTGGGGCTGCGACGTGTGGCTCAACAACCCGCTGCGGCCGCTCGAGGCGTGCGGGACGTCGGGCATGAAATCGGCGCTCAACGGCGGGCTCAACCTGTCCATCCGCGACGGGTGGTGGGACGAGATGTTCGACGGCGAGAACGGCTGGGCCATCCCCACCGCGGACGGTGTCGCCGACGAGGTCCGCCGCGACGACCTCGAGGCCACCGCCCTGTACGAGCTGCTCGAGCGGTCGGTGCTGCCACGGTTCTACGACCGCGACGAGCGCGACCTGCCGACCCGCTGGATCGAGATGGTGCGTCACACGCTGCAGAGTCTCGGGCCGAAGGTGCTGGCGTCGCGCATGGTGCGCGACTACGCCGTCGAGTACTACGCCCCCGCCGCGGTCGCGGTCCGGAACACGCTGCCCGACAACTTCTCCGGCGCCCGCGAGGTCGCGGAGTACCGGCGGCGCGTGGAGTCCGCGTGGCCGGGCGTGCAGGTGGCGCAGGTCGACAGCGCCGGCCTGCCCGACAACCCCGAGATCGGTGCCGACCTGTCGCTTCGGGCGTTCGTCCGGCTCGGTGGGCTGTCGCCGGAGGACGTCGTGGTGGAGGCGGTACTCGGCCGGGTCGGCCCCGACGAGGACCTCACCGACGTGACGACCGTGCCGATGGCGCACGCCGGCGCCGACGGGCTGGGGGAGATGTTCGTCGCCACCACGCCGTTGCCGGTGTCCGGGTCGGTGGGATACACCGTCCGGGTGCTGCCGCGCCATCGGCTGCTCGCGACCGACGCCGAGCTGGGACTCGTTGCGGCGCCGTACGTCTAG
- a CDS encoding maltotransferase domain-containing protein, with amino-acid sequence MTGRLAIDDVLPSIDGGRFPAKAVVGEVFPVSATVWREGHEAVAATLVVEGPAGPTESLWIPMHPGPLLDTFHATFTPTSVGRWTYRIEAWGDPIQTWRGAVEAKLAVGQGPAELANDLEVGARLFERAADGAEPANRPRLLAVATALRSDRQLPVRVAPAFSAEVAEALRTRPLREVVTPSRAHEVVVDRRRALFGSWYEFFPRSTGGWDEHGAPRHGTFATSAEDLPRIAAMGFDVVYLPPIHPIGEVNRKGPNNSLTADPDDVGSPWAIGSADGGHDAIHPRLGTATDFEAFVADAARLGLEVALDLALQCAPDHPWAREHPEWFTQLPDGTIAFAENPPKKYQDIYPIDFDHDPAGIHAEVLRVVRHWVDLGVKIFRVDNPHTKPPDLWEWLIAEVKRTDPDVLFLSEAFTRPARLYGLAKRGFTQSYTYFTWRVNKWELTEFGNEIAAKADEARPNLFVNTPDILHESLQHGGPGMFALRAALAATLSPTWGVYSGYELFEHVAVRPGSEEYLDSEKYQLRPRDYAGARSRGESLEPWLATLNRIRRAHPALQQLRNLHFHHIDNDALIAYSKFDPITGDAVLTVVNLDPFGAQQGFVSLDMPAIGRDWHDHLSVHDRVSGEQYEWGQHNFVRLEPWRACAHILALPPIPLEARRRLADREHNP; translated from the coding sequence GTGACAGGTCGCCTCGCCATCGACGACGTGCTGCCCTCGATCGACGGGGGCCGCTTCCCGGCCAAGGCCGTGGTCGGCGAGGTGTTCCCAGTGTCCGCGACCGTGTGGCGCGAGGGCCACGAGGCGGTGGCCGCCACGCTCGTCGTCGAGGGTCCCGCCGGCCCCACCGAATCGCTGTGGATTCCCATGCATCCCGGCCCGCTGCTCGACACGTTCCACGCGACGTTCACCCCGACGAGCGTCGGCCGCTGGACGTACCGGATCGAGGCGTGGGGCGATCCGATCCAGACGTGGCGCGGCGCGGTCGAGGCGAAACTGGCGGTCGGTCAGGGGCCCGCGGAGTTGGCGAACGACCTCGAGGTGGGCGCGCGCCTGTTCGAGCGCGCCGCCGACGGCGCCGAGCCCGCGAACCGCCCTCGGCTCCTCGCGGTCGCGACGGCCCTGCGGTCGGATCGGCAACTGCCGGTCCGCGTCGCGCCCGCGTTCTCGGCGGAGGTGGCCGAGGCGCTGCGGACACGGCCACTGCGCGAGGTGGTGACGCCGTCGCGCGCGCACGAGGTGGTCGTGGACCGCCGACGCGCCCTGTTCGGCTCCTGGTACGAGTTCTTCCCCCGCTCCACCGGCGGCTGGGACGAGCACGGCGCCCCGCGGCACGGGACGTTCGCGACGTCGGCGGAGGATCTGCCCCGGATCGCCGCCATGGGCTTCGACGTCGTCTACCTGCCCCCGATCCATCCGATCGGCGAGGTGAACCGCAAGGGCCCCAACAACTCCCTGACGGCGGATCCGGACGACGTCGGCTCGCCGTGGGCGATCGGGTCCGCCGACGGCGGGCACGACGCGATCCACCCCCGGCTGGGCACCGCGACCGACTTCGAGGCGTTCGTCGCCGACGCCGCCCGGCTGGGACTCGAGGTGGCATTGGACCTGGCGCTGCAGTGCGCGCCCGACCATCCCTGGGCGCGTGAGCATCCCGAGTGGTTCACGCAACTGCCGGACGGGACCATCGCGTTCGCCGAGAACCCGCCCAAGAAGTACCAGGACATCTACCCGATCGACTTCGATCACGATCCAGCCGGCATTCACGCGGAGGTGCTTCGCGTCGTGCGGCACTGGGTTGACCTGGGCGTCAAGATCTTCCGGGTCGACAACCCGCACACCAAGCCGCCGGACCTGTGGGAGTGGCTGATCGCGGAGGTCAAGCGGACCGATCCGGACGTGCTGTTCCTCTCCGAGGCGTTCACCCGACCGGCGCGGCTCTACGGGCTCGCCAAGCGCGGATTCACGCAGTCCTACACGTACTTCACGTGGCGGGTGAACAAGTGGGAACTCACCGAGTTCGGCAACGAGATCGCGGCCAAGGCCGACGAGGCCCGGCCCAACCTGTTCGTCAACACGCCCGACATCCTCCACGAGAGCCTCCAACACGGCGGCCCCGGCATGTTCGCGCTGCGCGCCGCGCTCGCCGCGACACTGTCGCCCACGTGGGGCGTCTATTCGGGGTACGAGCTGTTCGAGCACGTGGCCGTGCGCCCGGGCAGCGAGGAGTACCTGGACTCGGAGAAGTACCAGCTGCGACCGCGCGACTACGCGGGGGCCCGCTCCCGGGGCGAGTCGCTCGAACCGTGGCTCGCCACGCTCAACCGGATCCGCCGCGCCCACCCGGCCTTGCAGCAACTGCGGAATCTGCACTTCCACCACATCGACAACGACGCCCTCATCGCGTACTCGAAGTTCGATCCGATCACCGGCGACGCCGTGCTGACCGTCGTCAACCTCGACCCTTTCGGGGCGCAGCAGGGATTCGTCTCGCTCGACATGCCGGCGATCGGCCGGGACTGGCACGACCACCTGTCGGTCCACGACCGGGTCAGCGGCGAACAGTACGAGTGGGGTCAGCACAACTTCGTCCGGCTCGAGCCGTGGCGGGCGTGCGCGCACATCCTCGCGCTGCCGCCGATCCCGCTGGAGGCCCGCCGGCGCCTCGCCGACCGGGAGCACAACCCGTGA
- the glgB gene encoding 1,4-alpha-glucan branching protein GlgB — translation MTAPDAVCPPDPHDLTLIAQGTHHDPHSVLGAHARPDGTVVRALRPGAESVSVRISGRDHPLHRVAHDVFSALLPIRDLADYRLVVTYPGDHVVVTADGYRFWPTLGDLDLHLFGEGRHERLWDVLGAHPRSYETPDGVVRGTSFAVWAPGARGVSVLGQFDLWGGRTFPLRVLGGTGVWEVFVPDVGVGEMYKFRIHGGDGTVRDKADPMAFATEVPPATASIVTQSAHRWTDDEWIAARGGLEPSREPMSVYEVHLGSWRPGLSYTELADELSRYVIESGFTHVELLPVAEHPYGGSWGYQVTSYYAPTARFGTPDDFRAFVDHLHRAGIGVIVDWVPAHFPKDEWALARFDGTPLYEHADPQRGEQLDWGTYVFDYGRREVRNFLVANALFWFDQFHVDGLRVDAVASMLYLDYSRPSGQWTPNVHGGRENLEAVAFLQEMNATVHKLHRGVVTIAEESTAWPGVTRNTNVGGLGFTMKWNMGWMHDTLGYLRRDPIHRSFHHNEITFSLMYAWSENYLLPISHDEVVHGKGTLWSRMPGDDHAKAAGVRVLLAYLWAHPGKQLLFMGQEFGQSSEWSEEHGLDWLELEDPATGDLHHGIHQLVCDLNAAYRATPALWTLDTSPGGYSWIDANDTENNVLSFLRYGSDGSIVACLFNFSGSAHSSYRVGLPEPGTWSEILNTDARDFRGAGIGNFGAVTATEHPWHGRPASAEVTLPASAAIWMRLER, via the coding sequence GTGACGGCCCCGGACGCGGTGTGCCCGCCCGACCCGCACGATCTGACACTGATCGCGCAGGGCACCCACCACGACCCGCATTCGGTGCTGGGCGCGCACGCCCGGCCCGACGGCACGGTCGTGCGCGCACTGCGTCCGGGTGCCGAATCGGTCTCGGTGCGGATAAGCGGCCGCGACCACCCCCTGCACCGGGTGGCGCACGACGTCTTCAGTGCCCTGCTCCCGATCCGCGACCTCGCCGACTACCGCCTGGTCGTGACGTATCCGGGCGACCACGTCGTCGTCACCGCGGACGGCTACCGGTTCTGGCCCACCCTCGGCGACCTCGACCTGCACCTGTTCGGCGAGGGCCGGCACGAGCGGCTGTGGGACGTCCTCGGTGCGCACCCCCGCTCGTACGAGACGCCGGACGGTGTCGTGCGCGGAACGTCGTTCGCCGTGTGGGCGCCCGGCGCCCGCGGAGTGAGCGTGCTGGGCCAGTTCGACCTGTGGGGCGGTCGCACGTTCCCGCTGCGGGTGCTCGGCGGCACCGGTGTGTGGGAGGTGTTCGTCCCGGACGTCGGCGTCGGCGAGATGTACAAGTTCCGGATCCACGGCGGCGACGGCACCGTCCGCGACAAGGCCGACCCGATGGCGTTCGCGACCGAGGTCCCGCCCGCGACCGCGTCGATCGTCACGCAGTCGGCGCACCGGTGGACAGACGACGAGTGGATCGCGGCCCGCGGCGGTCTCGAGCCCAGCCGCGAACCGATGAGCGTCTACGAGGTGCATCTCGGCTCGTGGCGCCCGGGCCTGAGCTACACCGAACTGGCCGACGAACTGAGCCGGTACGTCATCGAATCCGGGTTCACGCACGTCGAGCTGCTGCCCGTGGCCGAGCATCCGTACGGCGGCTCGTGGGGCTACCAGGTGACGTCGTACTACGCGCCCACTGCGCGGTTCGGCACCCCCGACGACTTCCGAGCGTTCGTCGACCACCTGCACCGGGCCGGCATCGGCGTCATCGTCGACTGGGTGCCCGCGCACTTCCCGAAGGACGAGTGGGCGCTGGCCAGGTTCGACGGCACCCCGCTGTACGAGCACGCCGATCCGCAGCGCGGCGAGCAACTCGACTGGGGCACCTACGTGTTCGACTACGGCCGGCGGGAGGTGCGCAACTTCCTGGTCGCGAACGCGCTGTTCTGGTTCGACCAGTTCCACGTCGACGGCCTGCGCGTGGACGCCGTCGCATCGATGCTGTACCTCGACTACTCGCGGCCGTCGGGGCAGTGGACACCGAACGTGCACGGCGGCCGGGAGAACCTCGAGGCGGTTGCCTTCCTGCAGGAGATGAACGCGACGGTGCACAAGCTCCACCGCGGCGTGGTCACGATCGCCGAGGAGTCGACGGCGTGGCCCGGGGTCACCCGCAACACGAACGTCGGCGGTCTCGGGTTCACGATGAAGTGGAACATGGGCTGGATGCACGACACGCTCGGGTATCTGCGCCGCGACCCGATCCACCGCAGCTTCCACCACAACGAGATCACGTTCTCGCTCATGTACGCGTGGAGCGAGAACTATCTGCTCCCGATCAGCCACGACGAGGTGGTCCACGGCAAGGGCACACTGTGGTCCCGCATGCCCGGCGACGACCACGCGAAGGCGGCCGGTGTCCGCGTGCTCCTCGCCTACCTGTGGGCGCACCCGGGCAAACAGCTGCTCTTCATGGGCCAGGAGTTCGGCCAGAGCAGCGAATGGTCGGAGGAACACGGCCTGGACTGGCTCGAGCTGGAGGACCCGGCCACCGGCGACCTGCACCACGGGATCCACCAACTGGTGTGCGATCTCAACGCCGCCTATCGGGCCACCCCCGCGCTGTGGACGCTCGACACCTCCCCCGGCGGCTACTCGTGGATCGACGCCAACGACACCGAGAACAACGTGCTCAGCTTCCTGCGGTACGGCAGCGACGGCTCGATCGTCGCGTGCCTGTTCAACTTCTCCGGATCCGCGCACTCGAGTTACCGGGTGGGCTTGCCAGAACCCGGCACATGGTCTGAGATCCTCAATACCGACGCGCGGGACTTCCGCGGCGCGGGGATCGGCAACTTCGGCGCGGTGACCGCGACCGAGCATCCCTGGCACGGGCGCCCCGCCTCGGCGGAGGTGACACTGCCGGCGAGCGCGGCGATCTGGATGAGGTTGGAACGGTGA